In Quercus robur chromosome 11, dhQueRobu3.1, whole genome shotgun sequence, the following proteins share a genomic window:
- the LOC126706334 gene encoding uncharacterized protein LOC126706334 gives MGNKKKAAATFIRLVSTAGTGFFYVKRKPTKMTEKLEFRKYDPRVNRHVLFKEAKMK, from the coding sequence ATGGGTAACAAGAAGAAGGCTGCAGCAACTTTCATCCGTCTTGTCTCAACTGCTGGGACTGGTTTCTTCTATGTCAAGAGGAAGCCTACTAAGATGACTGAGAAGCTGGAGTTTCGGAAATATGACCCTCGGGTGAATCGTCATGTCTTGTTTAAGGAAGCGAAAATGAAGTGA